In Aegilops tauschii subsp. strangulata cultivar AL8/78 chromosome 3, Aet v6.0, whole genome shotgun sequence, one genomic interval encodes:
- the LOC109759560 gene encoding uncharacterized protein, translating to MVSMAAAKLAVLLAVAALFAVAEAANPQEAHCWQCYYSCMQQKCGGYRNPAAHTAVDDGTAAASVPLNSTDGTTAVVHPADGGAAAHVAGGYESYCKCNKACILDCYKALPPVCYQMCVSETCSKLPPCKQAECYKACGDKCYHKQPSPGPKPPSPKPNPGPKPPSPKPTPPKPAPPNHGGSPKPTPPKPTPPNHGGSPKPTPPTPPKRPCPPHAPKPKPKPKPCPPKPKPKPPCPCPPAADVSASTDISNN from the exons atggtctccatggcggcggcCAAGCTCGCCGTCCTCCTGGCCGTGGCGGCACTCTTCGCCGTGGCGGAGGCAGCGAATCCCCAGGAAGCCCACTGCTGGCAGTGCTACTACTCCTGCATGCAGCAGAAGTGCGGCGGCTACCGCAACCCAGCCGCCCACACAGCCGTCGACGACGGTACGGCGGCCGCCTCCGTCCCCCTCAACTCCACCGACGGCACCACAGCCGTCGTGCACCCCGCCGATGGTGGTGCAGCCGCCCACGTCGCCGGTGGGTACGAGAGCTACTGCAAGTGCAACAAGGCGTGCATCCTGGACTGCTACAAGGCCCTGCCGCCGGTGTGCTACCAGATGTGCGTCTCCGAGACCTGCTCCAAGCTGCCACCAT GTAAGCAGGCGGAATGCTACAAAGCATGCGGGGACAAATGCTACCACAAGCAGCCAAGCCCGGGCCCGAAGCCGCCAAGCCCGAAGCCGAACCCAGGCCCGAAGCCGCCAAGCCCGAAGCCCACTCCGCCAAAGCCCGCACCTCCGAACCACGGTGGTTCACCGAAGCCCACGCCGCCAAAGCCCACACCTCCGAACCACGGTGGTTCACCGAAGCCCACGCC GCCAACCCCGCCGAAGCGGCCGTGCCCTCCTCATGCGCCCAAGCCCAAGCCCAAGCCCAAGCCGTGTCCGCCAAAGCCCAAGCCCAAGCCGCCATGCCCATGCCCGCCAGCGGCCGATGTATCCGCGTCGACCGACATCAGCAACAACTGA